One genomic segment of Pseudomonas sp. RU47 includes these proteins:
- a CDS encoding YcfL family protein — translation MRFKLIAVAALALLASGCATPPPPEPGSAASKVVAMGPQKHIVVGAMRVARENGFMTVNVQLSNTLNSNKIFYYRFAWLGAEGFPIAEEEVWKSQMMYGAQTSFIQGIAPTPKAMDFRLEIKTP, via the coding sequence ATGCGCTTCAAACTCATCGCCGTCGCCGCCCTCGCCTTGCTGGCGAGCGGCTGCGCCACCCCGCCACCGCCAGAGCCGGGCAGCGCCGCGAGCAAAGTCGTGGCCATGGGTCCGCAGAAACACATCGTCGTCGGCGCCATGCGCGTCGCCCGCGAAAACGGCTTCATGACGGTCAATGTGCAGTTGAGCAACACCCTCAACAGCAACAAGATTTTCTACTACCGCTTCGCCTGGCTCGGCGCGGAAGGTTTCCCGATTGCCGAAGAAGAAGTGTGGAAAAGCCAAATGATGTACGGCGCCCAGACCAGCTTCATTCAGGGAATTGCCCCGACCCCGAAAGCCATGGACTTCCGTCTGGAAATCAAGACGCCGTAA
- the lpoB gene encoding penicillin-binding protein activator LpoB, whose amino-acid sequence MFARFSCIAVIALLASGCANTSPTLGSKNISYGDTKAVETVTNEFGSTDLQMIAESMTRSLAQSGILQGRPVVQVYDVKNKTSEYIDTREITTSIKTQLMKTGVARFASDNNAMQSQVDQLKLQNQSGLYKKSTVAKTGNMVAAKYRIEGSISSIVKRSSDYKDVFYKFSLQLIDVESGLAEWMDEKEIRKTTER is encoded by the coding sequence ATGTTTGCACGCTTTTCCTGCATCGCCGTTATCGCCCTGCTGGCCTCCGGTTGCGCCAACACTTCGCCGACCCTGGGCAGCAAGAACATCAGCTACGGCGACACCAAAGCGGTTGAAACCGTAACCAACGAATTCGGTTCGACCGACCTGCAAATGATCGCCGAATCGATGACCCGCTCGCTGGCCCAGTCCGGCATTCTGCAGGGTCGTCCGGTGGTTCAGGTCTACGACGTGAAGAACAAGACCAGCGAGTACATCGACACCCGCGAAATCACCACCAGCATCAAGACTCAGCTGATGAAGACCGGTGTTGCGCGTTTCGCCAGCGACAATAACGCCATGCAAAGCCAGGTTGATCAGCTCAAGCTGCAAAACCAGAGCGGCCTGTACAAGAAGAGCACCGTGGCCAAGACCGGCAACATGGTTGCCGCCAAGTACCGCATCGAAGGCTCGATCAGCTCGATCGTCAAGCGCAGCAGCGACTACAAGGACGTCTTCTACAAATTCAGCCTGCAACTGATCGACGTTGAAAGCGGTCTGGCCGAGTGGATGGACGAAAAAGAGATCCGCAAAACCACGGAGCGTTAA
- a CDS encoding COG3014 family protein — MAFRAPTLIALSAVTLLSGCSAFRNYDSELAQTNQQLASGNVDAALTLLEKNNTGPDKDLLYYFEKGELLRAKGDLSGSQNAWTSADQVVGKWEDSVKLDTDKYLAQFGSFLVNDKVRRYEGYDYEKVMLTTQMALNLLAINDFDGARTAIKKTHEREAVIAELRDKEYLKSEEEAEKEGIKTQYKDLQGYPVASLDAPEVVGLKNSYQSAFSHYLSGFVYEALGEKGLAAPGYRKAAELRPNTPLLEQALVNLDKPNKSDDSDILIVVQSGLAPARDSIRVPLPLPISNNVVITPLSFPIIKPDTSTATFAQIGVDGQQVDLTALNSTTAMSRRALRDDMPGIILRTTVRAITKGVAQKQINETNPLAGLAVGISSAVLEGADTRTWRTLPDNTQVVRLRLKKGEHQVSLPSAVGGSLVKVTVDQRYQVITLRAVGNQVFAGGLAAHVIPSAGATNVASLKQP, encoded by the coding sequence ATGGCATTCCGCGCCCCCACTCTGATCGCGCTCAGCGCCGTCACTCTGCTGTCCGGCTGTTCGGCGTTTCGCAACTACGACTCCGAACTGGCCCAGACCAATCAGCAACTGGCCTCCGGCAACGTCGACGCCGCACTGACCCTGCTGGAAAAGAACAACACCGGCCCGGACAAAGACCTGCTTTATTACTTCGAGAAAGGTGAGTTGCTGCGCGCCAAGGGCGACCTGTCCGGCAGCCAGAATGCCTGGACCAGCGCCGATCAAGTGGTGGGCAAGTGGGAAGACTCGGTCAAACTCGACACCGACAAGTACCTGGCTCAATTCGGCAGTTTCCTGGTCAACGACAAAGTGCGTCGCTACGAAGGCTATGACTACGAAAAAGTCATGCTGACCACGCAGATGGCCCTGAACCTGCTGGCGATCAACGATTTCGACGGCGCGCGCACCGCCATCAAGAAGACTCACGAACGTGAGGCAGTGATCGCCGAACTGCGCGACAAGGAATACCTCAAGAGCGAGGAAGAGGCCGAGAAAGAAGGCATCAAGACTCAGTACAAAGACTTGCAGGGTTATCCGGTCGCCAGCCTCGACGCACCGGAAGTAGTCGGTCTGAAGAACAGCTACCAGAGTGCGTTCAGCCATTACCTGTCCGGTTTCGTCTACGAAGCTTTGGGCGAAAAAGGCCTGGCTGCACCGGGCTATCGCAAGGCCGCCGAGCTGCGCCCGAACACGCCGCTGCTGGAGCAGGCGCTGGTTAATCTCGACAAGCCGAACAAGTCCGACGACAGCGACATCCTGATCGTGGTGCAAAGCGGTCTGGCGCCGGCCCGCGATTCGATCCGCGTACCGTTGCCATTGCCGATCTCCAACAACGTGGTGATCACGCCGCTGTCGTTCCCGATCATCAAGCCTGACACTTCCACCGCGACGTTCGCGCAGATCGGCGTTGATGGTCAGCAAGTCGATCTGACCGCGCTCAACAGCACCACTGCCATGTCCCGCCGCGCCCTGCGTGACGACATGCCGGGGATCATTCTGCGCACCACCGTGCGGGCGATCACCAAAGGCGTGGCGCAAAAGCAGATCAATGAAACCAACCCGCTGGCCGGTCTCGCCGTGGGTATCTCTTCAGCTGTGCTCGAAGGTGCCGATACCCGTACATGGCGCACCCTGCCGGACAACACCCAAGTGGTACGTCTGCGTCTGAAAAAGGGTGAGCACCAGGTCAGTCTGCCGAGCGCCGTCGGCGGTTCGCTGGTCAAGGTCACCGTCGATCAGCGTTATCAGGTGATCACCCTGCGCGCCGTGGGCAACCAGGTGTTCGCCGGTGGCCTCGCCGCACACGTCATCCCGAGCGCCGGCGCGACCAACGTCGCCAGCCTCAAACAACCTTAA